In the Cryptococcus neoformans var. neoformans JEC21 chromosome 1, complete sequence genome, one interval contains:
- a CDS encoding isopentenyl-diphosphate delta-isomerase, putative — protein sequence MSTTAVETVTTSPATLTTAVNDINLDSYDEEQVRLMEERCILVTPEDKVYGEGSKKVCHLMSNINTGLLHRAFSVFLFRPADGRLLLQKRADEKITFPSMWTNTCCSHPLSIKAELVEEHQAGVKAAAIRKLPQELGIPESQLKPEDFHFLTRIHYLAPSSGVWGEHEIDYILFSTLNVDLDLNPNEVSDAKYVSKSELEAMFTDPSNSFTPWFKLIARDLLFPWWDEMLAKSRSAGWDEESGVGEVRADVLANGPKINELIRMI from the exons ATGTCGACAACTGCTGTAGAAACCGTCACCACCTCTCCCGCGACTCTCACCACTGCCGTCAATGATATTAATCTCGATTCgtatgatgaagagcaagTAAGACTTATGGAAGAGAGGTGCATTCTTGTCACTCCCGAGGACAAGGTTTATGGCGAAGGAAGTAAAAAAGTCT GTCACCTCATGTCTAACATCAACACtggtcttcttcatcgtgCTTTTTCCGTTTTCCTTTTCCGCCCCGCCGATGGccgtctcctccttcaaaaACGTGCCGACGAAAAGATAACTTTCCCCAGCATGTGGACCAATACTTGCTGTTCTCATCCGTTGAGTATCAAAGCTGAACTTGTGGAAGAGCACCAGGCAG GCGTGAAAGCCGCCGCCATTAGAAAACTTCCTCAAGAGCTGGGAATACCAGAGAGTCAACTTAAGCCTGAGgacttccatttcctcaCTCGGATACACTATCTGGCGCCTAGTAGTGGCGTCTGGGGAGAGCACGAGA TCGACTACATTCTGTTCTCTACCCTCAACGTGGACCTTGACCTCAACCCCAACGAGGTCAGTGATGCCAAATATGTTTCAAAATCTGAACTTGAGGCCATGTTCACCGATCCTT CCAATTCATTCACCCCGTGGTTCAAGCTTATTGCTCGAgaccttcttttcccttggTGGGATGAGATGCTTGCCAAGTCTAGATCGGCCGGGTGGGACGAGGAGAGCGGAGTTGGAGAGGTTCGAGCGGACGTACTGGCTAACGGACCGAAAATAAATGAGCTCATTCGGATGATCTGA
- a CDS encoding expressed protein, protein MLLLAFVFCSFITFTFLLPGVFGSPTPDTIFLLKESSFTSLGCSKFFTPTSILHQVPSPGACFSRCSPTEVAAYTQIQYGVLCSCGDKEMLQELDVMDPCTGNNWYLYSNKEVDENEVIELEVEGTRELEGFDSAFSRKGRTSEASIPTAKLGMLTFGKQDRSKILK, encoded by the exons atgttgttgttggcCTTTGTTTTCTGCTCGTTTATTActttcaccttcctccttcctgggGTGTTTGGTTCACCTACACCAGACACCATTTTC CTACTGAAAGAGTCTTCTTTCACATCTCTCGGGTGTTCCAAGTTTTTTACGCCcacttccatcctccatcaaGTTCCATCTCCTGGAGCCTGCTTTTCTCGCTGCTCACCTACCGAAGTTGCCGCCTATACGCAGATCCAATATGGCGTCCTTTGCTCCTGCGGTGACAAAGAAATGCTTCAGGAACTTGATGTGATGGACCCTTGTACTGGTAATAACTGGTATTTGTATAGTAACAAGGAGGTAGACGAGAACGAGGTTATTGAACTGGAGGTCGAAGGAACTAGGGAGTTGGAGGGCTTTGACTCTGCTTTCTCTAGAAAAGGGCGGACATCCGAAGCATCAATACCAACAGCAAAGCTGGGAATGCTGACATTTGGCAAGCAAGATAGAAGCAAAAT ACTAAAGTGA